GGAGGCACGCCTTAGGCCGTGAGGATCCTGGGAAGCGGTGGGCTCCACCCCCACGTGGTGGATTGCCACTATCGTATAGGCCCGCTCTGCCAAACCTATGACCGCCCCAACCATACCCTTGGGAAGCTGATCTCCGGCAAAACGCGGCAGGTACTGCTCATATAAAGCCAACGCCACCTCGGGGTTTTCCCCGCTGCAACGGGCATACTCCCTTCCCATTACCCCCTGAAGCTCCGGGAACTCGTATACCATGCTGGTAACGAGATCCGCCTTGGATAGATAGGCAGCTCTATCCACTAGATTCCGCTTATCACCAAGACCTAGATGATCCGTAAGCCAAAGGGCTAACTCCCTTACCGACGCCACCTTCTGGTACAAGGACCCCAGTTTCTCCTGGTATACAACGTTCTTAAGACCCTCAACCCGGCTGGCCAGGTCCTTCTTGCGATCCTCTTCCCAAAAGAACGCCGCGTCGGAAAGACGGGCCCTTAAGACCCTTTCGTTCCCCTCCCTTACGTTTTGCATCACCGTGGCCTGGTTGTTGCTTACACCGACGAAGAAGTTCGCCAGCTTGCCGTCCCGATCGCGAACGGGGAAGTAGCGCTGGTGTTTCTTCATGGTGGTGGTAAGGACTTCTTCAGGTATGTCCAGATAGGACCGATCGAAGGTGCCGTAAAAAGGCACGGGATACTCCACCAGGTTTACGTTTTCCTCCACCAAGTCCTTGTCCAGTTCCACCCTTGCGCCCATCTCCTTCTCCAAAGCCGCCACCGCAGAGAGCATCTTCTCCAGCCTCTTCTCCGGATGAGCTATGACAAACTCGCTGTAAAGCAAGTTCAGGTAGTCCCCAGCGCTTGGGATCTCTATGCTCCTCTTGCCAAGGAACCGATGCCCCCGGCTTATCCTGTCGCTCTTGACATTTCCAACCACAAGGGGGATCACATCGCTACCCCAAAGGGCCACAAGCCATCTTATGGGCCTCGCAAACCTAACAGCGGGGTCGCTCCAATACATGTTCTTGGGGAATATCAACCGCTTGAGAACTCGCTGCAGCATATCAGGCAGAAGTTCCGATGTGTTGCGGCCCTCCCTGCGAACCACCGCAAAGGCGTAAGCCGCGCCCTTAAACTCCCGCATTTGAAGGGACTCAACATCTACGCCGCGGCTCTTCGCAAATCCAACCGCCACTTTAGTGGGATAGCCGTTAGGATCGAAAGCCTGGCTCCAAAGAGGTCCTCTTACCTCCTCCTCCAGATCCTCCTGCCTCTCGCTCAAGGACTTCACATACAGGGTGAGCCTTCGGGGAGTGCCGTATGACTCCATGCCCCCATACCTCAATCCAGCGCCCTCAAACTCTTCCTTTGCCAGCCTTTTTATCTCCTCAAGACCAAAGGAAAGGAAGGACGCGGGTATCTCCTCGGTGCCAATCTCGAAGAGAAGATCTCTAACCGCCATCATGATCACTCGCCTCCCCCGAAAGATCCGTCAAAAGCCTTGAACTTACCCATGAGGGGATATCCCATGGCCTTCCTCTGCTCCCAGTAGGCCCTGCAGCAGGCTCCCGCCAGAGCCCTGACCCGGGCTATATAGCCGGTCCGCTCGGTGACGCTTATGGCGCTCCTGGCATCAAGCAAGTTAAACGTATGGGAGCACTTTAGAACGTAATCGTACGCTGGAAGCACCAAACCGGCGTCCAGAACTCTCTTAGCCTCCCTCTCGTAATGGCCAAACAACTCGAACAGCATCTTCGGGTCGGAAACGTCAAAGTTGTAGGTGGAATGCTCCACCTCTCCCTGATGGTGAATATCCCCGTACTTAACATCCCCTACCCACTGGAGGTCATAAACGCTGTCCACCTTCTGGACGAACATGGCGATGCGCTCCAAACCATAGGTTATCTCCGCCGGCACCGCCTCCATGTCAATGCCGCCCACCTGCTGGAAGTAGGTAAACTGCGTAACCTCCATGCCGTCAAGCCAAACTTCCCACCCAAGCCCCCAAGCGCCTATGGTGGGGGATTCCCAGTCATCCTCCACAAACCTTATGTCATGCTCGGAGGGATCTATCCCAAGGGCCCTAAGGCTGTCCAAGTATATGTCCTGGATGTCATCCGGAGCGGGCTGCACTATCACCTGATACTGATAATAGTGCTGGAGGCGGTTCGGGTTCTCCCCGTACCTCCCATCGGTGGGACGCCTTGAGGGCTCCACATAGGCCACCCGCCAAGGCTCAGGCCCCAAAACCCTCAAGGTGGTGGCGGGGTTCATGGTGCCAGCCCCCACCTCTATATCGTATGGCTGTTGGATGACACATCCCTGGTCCGCCCAGAAACGTTCAAGCCGCATGACTATTTCCTGAAAGTTCAAGACCCTTCCCTCCCCAAAAGTATGTTCGCTTCAAATAAAAAGCCCCTCATCCAGCGGATGATCCGCTCCCAAACCCCAAGCCCCTCATCCGCCGAAGGACCCCTAAAATGGGCAAGACTCCATTTCACGAAATCATCATGCCTAAGGTACAAAGTCCTCAACAGTTCTGCCATTACATCGGCCCCGATGACCGCATAAACACCACAGCAAACAACCCCTTGCTCCGCAAGTCCCCACCGGGAGGTGACCGGGGAACCACAGAGGCAGCACCTAAAAAGATCCGGCATTACCCCTTCCAGTCTGAGCCAGCGCCCAAGAAACCTTACAAAAGCGACGGGGGGAAACACCCCAGCCCCGAGCCCGATGAAAAGGGCCCACAGAAGCTTAAGCAGGTCATCCCGCCGCATCATGCACGGCAGGGATGAAAGAAGTTCACATGCTTCTATGAAGCACTTGAGAGCATCCGGTCGTCCCGAAAGATCCAGGTAGCTGGCCCTTATCACCGCGTCCTTAAGCACCACTGACCTGTGGCCGCGGTAAAAAGAGAACTCCCCCCACGACATGACCTCCGAAGCCCCCCCAAGGGTTGACCTGCCTCCAAGGGGTACCGTGGCCCAAAGGGTACCATACCCCCGCAAAAAGAAGAGGACCCGGCGCCCCCTTTCCCTTTCCTCCTTCCTAAGGACCACCCCCGAGGCCCTGAAGGGACCTCGGGGGGACAGGTCACAGTGAAGGTGAAGCGGAAGGGACAGTCCCATGGCTCACCTCAAAGCCCATCTCACTGACCGTATCCTAAGTTCCTCAGCATGGACGGGTTCTTGCGCCACCGGGGCCTCACCTTTACCCACAGCTCCAGATCCACTGGGTACCCAAAAACCCTCTCCAGCTCCTCCTCCGCCGCAAGCCTTATGGACCGAATCATCTTGCCTCCAGAGCCTATGAGGATCCCCTTCTGCCCCTCTTTCTCCACCACTATGGACGCTCTTATGTGAAGGGTCTTCCTATCGGGATACTCATCGGGGCTCTTAAAGGACTCCACGACCACCGCCACACAGTGAGGAACCTCCTCCTCCACCGCAAGGAAAACCTTCTCCCTTATTATCTCCTCCGTCAGGAAGCGCTCGGTCCTGTCTATCAAAAATTCCTCGGGGAAAAGGGGCGGCGATTCTGGGAGCCAAGCAACCATGGTATCCTTCAAAACATCCAAATTGGTCCCCTGAACGGCGGACACCGGGACCACCGCGTCAAACCCGTAACGATCCTGGAAGAGGGCCACCACGTCCCAGAACTGGTCCTTACGCTTCAGCAGATCGACCTTGTTTACGCAAAGGGCGGCGGGACGGCCAGCCTCGCATATCCACTCAAGCACCCTTTCATCCATGATGGAAACCCTGTCGCACGTGGCATCCACCACAAAACAGATCCCGCACACCTCATCAAGGGCGGCCCTAATCTGGGAGATCATGAACTTTCCAAGGTCGTGTCTTGGTTCGTGCACGCCCGGGGTATCCACCAATACTATCTGATAACCTTCCCCGTTTACTATTCCCCTTATGGCGTGCCTGGTGGTCTGGGCCTTGGGGGACACCGCCATTACCTTTTCTCCCACCAGGGCGTTTACCAACGAGGACTTCCCCACGTTAGGGCGCCCCAATAGAGCCACACAACCGGCCCTGTGGGCCCCTTGAGTCATCGGTCTAATCCCCCAATATCCATGGACTCATCCAGTTCAAATCCATAGGGGAGCAACTCCCTGGCAAGCACCTCCACCCGGCGTCCGCCCCACTGAAAAAGAACCAGCATATCCGGGTTATGCTCCATAAGAACCTGACGGCAGGCGCCGCAGGGAGAGCAGTCGACCTCCTCAGGGCCTCTAACCGCTATGGCCACAGGCTTAGATCCCCCAGCAGCTACCATTGAACATATGGCAGAACGCTCGGCACACTGGGTAAGGCCGTAGCTTCCGTTCTCAACGTTACACCCAAGAAACACCTTGCGATCTTCACACATAAGGGCAGCTCCAACGGAAAACCCAGAATACCTGCTGTAGGCCCTCTCCCTGGCCTTAAGGGCCAGCTCCCAAAGGCCGTCCAGTTCCTCCTCTGCAAGATCCACCATCTGCTACTCCTCCCATCCCCGGCCTTCCCGGCCTCTGAATCGAACCTCAAGAATCCTGTAGTTCCCCACCTTGGTCACATCAATGATCCATGGCCCATGTTCAATGGACTGGCCTTCCTCCGGGAATCCACCGAACAAAGACAAAACCAGTCCTCCGACGGTATCCACATCCTCCGCCTCAAATGTATAGCCCAAAGCCTCGGAAAGATCCTCCAGGTGCACATGTCCCTGCACCAAGAAACCATCCCCATCGGCCTGTATCGGAGGAACCTCCTCGTCATACTCGTCCTGTATCTCACCGACTATCTCCTCTATCAGGTCCTCCAGCGTCACAAGACCCGCAGTTCCACCGTACTCGTCCACCACTATGGCCATGTGAACCCTTGTCTTCTTCATCCTGTCAAACAGCTCCGCCACCTTCATGGTCTCCGGGACGAAGAGGCTCTGCCGCTTGCATTCAACCACAGGTCCATCCACATCCCCAACCGTCAGGTTTCGAAGCAGGTCCTTAACATATAGGATCCCCACGATGTGGTCCATGTCACCTTCAAAGATCGGCATCCTTGAATGGCCGCTCTCCATGAATATGTCTATGGCATCCCTCACGGAGCTGGAGGCTGCCACCGCGGTAACATCGGTGCGGGGGACCATTATCTCTGAAACCCTGGTCTCCTCGAAGGAGATTATCCCGTGGATCATCTTCCTTTCGTCTTCCTCAAGGACACCACTGGCACTGCCCTCCTTGACTATGTGATCTATCTCCTCCCGGGTGATCAACGTGGAGGTCTGGAGCTTAACTCCAAATATACGGCCAATTAAAGAAACTAACATCTCCGCTATTGAGATCAGGGGCCATAGGATAAAACTCAAAAACCTTATGAGGGGCAGCAGAAGAACCACAAAACCGTCGGGCCTGGCTATGGCGGAGGCCTTAGGCAAGATCTCGCAGAAGAAAACTATAACCGCGGTCATTAGAAAAACGGATATCCAAATACCGTTGCCCCCAACCAAGGTTATCGCCACCGCCGATGCGATGGCGCTGGAGGCTATGTTTACCAGGTTGTTACCCAGGAGGGTAACCATAAGAGCCCGCTGCCGGTTGGATGACAGCCAGGAAATAAGGCCCCTTCTTGAAGGATTAACCTCTTCCAATGTGGCCAGCCTGGCCCTCGAGACCGTCGTCATCGCGGTCTCCATGGCACTAAAGATGAAAGACATCAACAGAAGGAACAAAAGATATAGAAGTTTACTGCCTACCTCTTCGCTCACAGGGCTTCCCTTCCTTTAGAATCATTAAAGCACCACAGGATGGCCCAATTATACCGTACGCTCCACCAGCTCATCCTGAAGGCGCCACATGACCTCTCTTTCTTCATCTTCCACATGATCATAGCCTAAAAGGTGCAGAAATCCGTGGTGAATTACCAACAATAAACCCTTCGTAAAACTACCGTCCAAGCTTTCCACCGCACCGGGACATACCACCACGTCTCCCAGAGGCAAGACCTGCCAGTTAGGGGGAACAAATACCCCCCCTTCCTCCCACAGGGGGAAGGACAACACATCGGTGACCGAATCAATGCCCCTATATTTTAAATTAAGCTCTATCATCTGTTCATCTTCGACAAACGTAACTCCAACTTCAACCTTGGACACCAACGACGGGAGCTCACAACGGGTCTTAAGGAACTCCTCCCAAGCAGAGCATACCGCCAACTCCCTGCCGAACAGATCCTCCGGCACCTTCCCTTGAATATCAAGGGCCACCTCAAGGGGCAAAAAAACCACTCTCCTCTTTGTCTTTTTTAAGATAAGATCAGGAGGACCCCTGGATGGGGCGCACTTGTCTTGTGTGCCTCATGGATCTCAGCGCCCCTATGAAGGAATCCCTTATTATACGCATCTCCCGCATGGTGAAGTCCACGTTGTCAAGCTGTTTTGACTCCACCTTGGACCTTATGACCTCATCCACAAGGCCCTCCACCTCCGAAGGGTCTTGCAACCTATGTTCCATGGCCTTAGCCGCGGCCTCCACAGAATCCGCCAACATAACCAGGGCGGTCTCCCTGCTCCTGGGTGGAGGCCCAGGGTAGGAAAATTGATCAATAGGGACATCCTCCCCCATGGTCCTAGCCTTCCTGTAAAAGTAAGCCAAACATGTGGTGCCGTGGTGCTCGGATATAAAGTCCCGCACAAAACCCGGCAGCCCGTACTCCTCCGCCAGCTCAAGGCCATCCCTCACGTGGGACAGTATCACAAGGGCAGAAAGGGAGGGCGATAAGTTATCATGAACGTTCTCCCCCCCAGTCTGGTTTTCTATGAAGAACTTGGGCCTTCTGAGCTTGCCTATGTCGTGATAGTAGGCTCCGGCCCTTACCATAAGACCGTCCATCCCCAGTAGTTCGGCGGCCCCTCCCGCCATGGCCCCCACCGCCAAGGAATGATGATAAGTACCCGGGGCCTCCAGCTGAAGGCGCTTAAGAAGCGGGCTTGAAGGATGGCTCAGTTCCATTATCATAAGTGGGGACAACACCCCAAAGATCCGCTCCCAAAGGGGCAACAAAGCCAAAACAACGCTCGGCCAAAGAAGGCACAAGGCCCCGTATTGCACCAGCGCCGCGGTGGCCACGGGGAAACCAAAGCCCCACCTTACGAACATGGACGCCAAGGATATGAGCACAAAATAGTATGCCAACCGAAAGAGAAGAGAAAGCCTGGACGAAAGCCCCCTAAGGAGGGAATACCCCAACCCGGCGGACAGGACCGCCTGGACGATCTGAATCGCCGCCAAGGGAGGAAAGTATACAAAACATATTATAGCTCCCACCATCCCCCATCCCACCGACAAACCAAAGGCAGGGCCAGGGGGAAGGGCCAAAAAAAGCCAGGAAGCCACCGCCGCAGGGAACATGAGATCCACAAGCCAGGAGGACACCATAAGCTGCAGCCCCCAACAGAGGAATATAACCGTCACCACAAATCCCCATTGGGAAAGCCCCAAAGATGATCTTCCGTTGCCAACATCGGAAAAGAGCGACCAGGACATGTTGGCCCAAAAGGCAACTGCAAAAACCGCCCACAGGAAACGCTTCCACGGGAAGTCCTTGTCCCGGTATCCCTCCGCGGCCAGAAGTCTAGCTATGTCCTCGGTTACCGTCTGCCCCTCGTAAACTATCACACCCCCTGCGCTGTCCCGCCTTTGAGAAGCCATAAAAAGCTCCCACAGGATCTGAAAGACCACGTTCTTTTGGGCTTGAGGCAGGGATAGGCTGTCCAAGGCCCTCCATATCTCATCGTCAATCCGAAGGGAACCCTCTGCGGTTCTCCCCAAACCACCGTCCCTCAAGATAAGATCCCCGGCTGCCACCGCGGCGGATAGCAACCTGTCCCGGGTATTACTATCAAACGAAGAGATCAACCCCACAAGCTTTTGAGAAAGCACCTGACCTGGATCGGTCTTAAGGACGCTCAAGGAGTTCAAAAAGCCATCCGAAAGGCCTTCGGCTTTAACAGACCCAAGCCTTACCTTATACGTCCTTGGGGAAGGCTCCCCCATCCGAAAACCCGCGGGCAGCTCCACCAACCACCAGTTGAGCAAAACCCCCAACAGGGACAACAAAACCGTAAGGGCAACGAACCCGCATCGCCCCCTGTCAAGGCTCCAGTTGTAAGCAAGCCTAACGCCCATCCGATGGGGCGGCCTGCCGTTAGCCCCCCCTGACCCTGTCCTCGTAGTCCTCATATGCCCTCACTATCTTCTGAACTATAGGGTGTCTTACCACGTCGGATGCGGACAATCTAACAAACGAAATCCCAGGTATGCCACCAAGTATGGCCTCCACGCCCAAAAGCCCGGAATCCTTGCCCTGGGGAAGATCTACTTGGGTGACGTCACCGGTCACCACCGCCTTGGACCCCATACCCATGCGGGTAAGAAACATCTTCATCTGTTCTGGGGTGGTGTTCTGTGCCTCATCAAGTATTATGAAACTTTCATTCAATGTGCGCCCTCGCATGTAAGCCAGGGGCACTATCTCTATGACCTTGCGGTCCAACAACCTCATGAACTTATCGGGGCTTAGAAGGTCGAAGAAGGCGTCATACAGGGGCCTTAGATAGGGCTCCACCTTCTCCATGATGTCCCCCGGCAGGAAGCCCAAGCGCTCCCCCGCCTCCACCACGGGCCGCACCAGCACCACGCGGCTTATCTCTCCCCTCTTGAGGAGCGACAGGGCAAAGGCCGCGGCAAGATAGGTCTTGCCAGTTCCGGCCGGCCCTATGGCAAAGGTGACCTCGCTATCCATAAGGGCGTTGACGTAGTCAATTTGGCCCGCCGTATAGGGTCTCACCTGGCGCCCCTTGGCGGTCTGGTAAACAACCGGGGAATCACCCAATCGGTCCAGAAGGGTAAGCCTCCCTCCCCGCTTTATCTCGTCCATAGCCTCCCTTAGGACGTGAAGCTCTATGGGCAACCACCGGTCATCCATCTCCCCAAGACGGAACAGCAGGTCCGCAACACCCCGGACCTGCGATTCATCCCCGCCCTTTAACACTATGAGATCCCCGCGCCCTAAGACCTCAAGGGCAAACTCCCTCTCTATCTCCCTGATAACCTGGTCCTGCCCCGGGAAGGGCCTGACCCTGAGGCTGAAAGAACTATCCCCGGATCCCAGTTCCATGAATACCCTACGTAACCCCCTAGCCTTCCCTCTTTACCGCCGCCACATCCGGGAAGGAACGCTTTATCACCTGCTCCACCTGAACCCTCAATGTCTCCTGGGCAAAGGGACAGGTTCCACAGGCACCGGTAAGGGACACCCTCACCACCTTGTCGGCCTCATCGAACCCCAAAAACTCTATGTCCCCCCCATGAGACTGCAGGGCCGGCCTTATCTCCTCATCAATGAGCTTCCTGATCCCCTCTTCCACTGACATCACTTCTCCCCTCGTTTTTAATTTCTAACCTCTTTGCCCTGTCGATCTCCGCCATCAACGGCCTACAACGGACGCAACCCCTCTTCACGGCCCCTCGGCGGCCTTGGCGTCATCCCAAAGCAAATCCAACTCCTCAAGGGAA
The window above is part of the Thermanaerothrix sp. genome. Proteins encoded here:
- the glyS gene encoding glycine--tRNA ligase subunit beta, coding for MMAVRDLLFEIGTEEIPASFLSFGLEEIKRLAKEEFEGAGLRYGGMESYGTPRRLTLYVKSLSERQEDLEEEVRGPLWSQAFDPNGYPTKVAVGFAKSRGVDVESLQMREFKGAAYAFAVVRREGRNTSELLPDMLQRVLKRLIFPKNMYWSDPAVRFARPIRWLVALWGSDVIPLVVGNVKSDRISRGHRFLGKRSIEIPSAGDYLNLLYSEFVIAHPEKRLEKMLSAVAALEKEMGARVELDKDLVEENVNLVEYPVPFYGTFDRSYLDIPEEVLTTTMKKHQRYFPVRDRDGKLANFFVGVSNNQATVMQNVREGNERVLRARLSDAAFFWEEDRKKDLASRVEGLKNVVYQEKLGSLYQKVASVRELALWLTDHLGLGDKRNLVDRAAYLSKADLVTSMVYEFPELQGVMGREYARCSGENPEVALALYEQYLPRFAGDQLPKGMVGAVIGLAERAYTIVAIHHVGVEPTASQDPHGLRRASRCINEIIWGLGLDVSIDLLFRKAGEILSSDGSVVDRALDFFRQRLLIQLKERDFSHGLVSLAVDCIGRRPLQTLKLIEVLEGLKGEEWFSNLVTAAIRVRNILVKAKDEVVGEDLSGSSGVELELVEELRMVRPQVEGALDSFDWQEMARLLHRLEGPVSRFFDGVMVMDQDLSVRARRLGILKEAQGLFDLIGDFTKLKGEVRS
- the glyQ gene encoding glycine--tRNA ligase subunit alpha, whose amino-acid sequence is MNFQEIVMRLERFWADQGCVIQQPYDIEVGAGTMNPATTLRVLGPEPWRVAYVEPSRRPTDGRYGENPNRLQHYYQYQVIVQPAPDDIQDIYLDSLRALGIDPSEHDIRFVEDDWESPTIGAWGLGWEVWLDGMEVTQFTYFQQVGGIDMEAVPAEITYGLERIAMFVQKVDSVYDLQWVGDVKYGDIHHQGEVEHSTYNFDVSDPKMLFELFGHYEREAKRVLDAGLVLPAYDYVLKCSHTFNLLDARSAISVTERTGYIARVRALAGACCRAYWEQRKAMGYPLMGKFKAFDGSFGGGE
- a CDS encoding DNA repair protein RecO C-terminal domain-containing protein, with amino-acid sequence MGLSLPLHLHCDLSPRGPFRASGVVLRKEERERGRRVLFFLRGYGTLWATVPLGGRSTLGGASEVMSWGEFSFYRGHRSVVLKDAVIRASYLDLSGRPDALKCFIEACELLSSLPCMMRRDDLLKLLWALFIGLGAGVFPPVAFVRFLGRWLRLEGVMPDLFRCCLCGSPVTSRWGLAEQGVVCCGVYAVIGADVMAELLRTLYLRHDDFVKWSLAHFRGPSADEGLGVWERIIRWMRGFLFEANILLGREGS
- the era gene encoding GTPase Era, translated to MTQGAHRAGCVALLGRPNVGKSSLVNALVGEKVMAVSPKAQTTRHAIRGIVNGEGYQIVLVDTPGVHEPRHDLGKFMISQIRAALDEVCGICFVVDATCDRVSIMDERVLEWICEAGRPAALCVNKVDLLKRKDQFWDVVALFQDRYGFDAVVPVSAVQGTNLDVLKDTMVAWLPESPPLFPEEFLIDRTERFLTEEIIREKVFLAVEEEVPHCVAVVVESFKSPDEYPDRKTLHIRASIVVEKEGQKGILIGSGGKMIRSIRLAAEEELERVFGYPVDLELWVKVRPRWRKNPSMLRNLGYGQ
- a CDS encoding cytidine deaminase; translation: MVDLAEEELDGLWELALKARERAYSRYSGFSVGAALMCEDRKVFLGCNVENGSYGLTQCAERSAICSMVAAGGSKPVAIAVRGPEEVDCSPCGACRQVLMEHNPDMLVLFQWGGRRVEVLARELLPYGFELDESMDIGGLDR
- a CDS encoding hemolysin family protein codes for the protein MSEEVGSKLLYLLFLLLMSFIFSAMETAMTTVSRARLATLEEVNPSRRGLISWLSSNRQRALMVTLLGNNLVNIASSAIASAVAITLVGGNGIWISVFLMTAVIVFFCEILPKASAIARPDGFVVLLLPLIRFLSFILWPLISIAEMLVSLIGRIFGVKLQTSTLITREEIDHIVKEGSASGVLEEDERKMIHGIISFEETRVSEIMVPRTDVTAVAASSSVRDAIDIFMESGHSRMPIFEGDMDHIVGILYVKDLLRNLTVGDVDGPVVECKRQSLFVPETMKVAELFDRMKKTRVHMAIVVDEYGGTAGLVTLEDLIEEIVGEIQDEYDEEVPPIQADGDGFLVQGHVHLEDLSEALGYTFEAEDVDTVGGLVLSLFGGFPEEGQSIEHGPWIIDVTKVGNYRILEVRFRGREGRGWEE
- the ybeY gene encoding rRNA maturation RNase YbeY; this encodes MPLEVALDIQGKVPEDLFGRELAVCSAWEEFLKTRCELPSLVSKVEVGVTFVEDEQMIELNLKYRGIDSVTDVLSFPLWEEGGVFVPPNWQVLPLGDVVVCPGAVESLDGSFTKGLLLVIHHGFLHLLGYDHVEDEEREVMWRLQDELVERTV
- a CDS encoding HDIG domain-containing protein, producing MGVRLAYNWSLDRGRCGFVALTVLLSLLGVLLNWWLVELPAGFRMGEPSPRTYKVRLGSVKAEGLSDGFLNSLSVLKTDPGQVLSQKLVGLISSFDSNTRDRLLSAAVAAGDLILRDGGLGRTAEGSLRIDDEIWRALDSLSLPQAQKNVVFQILWELFMASQRRDSAGGVIVYEGQTVTEDIARLLAAEGYRDKDFPWKRFLWAVFAVAFWANMSWSLFSDVGNGRSSLGLSQWGFVVTVIFLCWGLQLMVSSWLVDLMFPAAVASWLFLALPPGPAFGLSVGWGMVGAIICFVYFPPLAAIQIVQAVLSAGLGYSLLRGLSSRLSLLFRLAYYFVLISLASMFVRWGFGFPVATAALVQYGALCLLWPSVVLALLPLWERIFGVLSPLMIMELSHPSSPLLKRLQLEAPGTYHHSLAVGAMAGGAAELLGMDGLMVRAGAYYHDIGKLRRPKFFIENQTGGENVHDNLSPSLSALVILSHVRDGLELAEEYGLPGFVRDFISEHHGTTCLAYFYRKARTMGEDVPIDQFSYPGPPPRSRETALVMLADSVEAAAKAMEHRLQDPSEVEGLVDEVIRSKVESKQLDNVDFTMREMRIIRDSFIGALRSMRHTRQVRPIQGSS
- a CDS encoding PhoH family protein — translated: MELGSGDSSFSLRVRPFPGQDQVIREIEREFALEVLGRGDLIVLKGGDESQVRGVADLLFRLGEMDDRWLPIELHVLREAMDEIKRGGRLTLLDRLGDSPVVYQTAKGRQVRPYTAGQIDYVNALMDSEVTFAIGPAGTGKTYLAAAFALSLLKRGEISRVVLVRPVVEAGERLGFLPGDIMEKVEPYLRPLYDAFFDLLSPDKFMRLLDRKVIEIVPLAYMRGRTLNESFIILDEAQNTTPEQMKMFLTRMGMGSKAVVTGDVTQVDLPQGKDSGLLGVEAILGGIPGISFVRLSASDVVRHPIVQKIVRAYEDYEDRVRGG
- a CDS encoding NifU family protein, whose protein sequence is MSVEEGIRKLIDEEIRPALQSHGGDIEFLGFDEADKVVRVSLTGACGTCPFAQETLRVQVEQVIKRSFPDVAAVKREG